One genomic window of Centropristis striata isolate RG_2023a ecotype Rhode Island chromosome 20, C.striata_1.0, whole genome shotgun sequence includes the following:
- the zgc:65997 gene encoding C-signal, whose protein sequence is MASPVALIQGASRGLGLEFCKHILKNKTPAAVIATCRNPDGAAELQGLAGQHSGRLTVLKLDVNQEEDIRGAADRVKESFGRLDLIVNCSAMLHPSGKGETSLRDISAQGIISTLTTNTVGPLVMAKYFSPLLQKGGGSFGQQPVEKAKQHSGIIVNITAKVGSIGDNGLGGWYSYRMSKAALNMATRNLSIELGRSRPKVVCVSLHPGTVNTDLSRPYHKNVPKDKLFSAEHSVNCLMSIITALNIEKTGKAYSWDGAELPW, encoded by the exons ATGGCTTCCCCCGTGGCGCTCATTCAAGGAGCCAGCAGAGGACTGGGGCTTGAATTCTGCAAACAtatcttgaaaaacaaaaccccCGCTGCCGTTATAGCGACATGTCGCAATCCAGACGGAGCAGCTGAGCTGCAGGGCCTGGCCGGCCAACACTCTGGCAGACTGACCGTCCTAAAGTTGGACGTGAACCAGGAGGAGGACATCCGCGGAGCTGCAGACCGGGTCAAGGAGAGCTTCGGTCGGTTGGATCTGATTGTCAACTGCTCGGCAATGCTTCATCCCTCCGGGAAAGGAGAGACCAGCCTGAGAGATATTTCTGCTCAG gGCATCATTTCCACCTTGACGACCAACACAGTGGGTCCCCTGGTCATGGCCAAGTATTTTTCCCCCCTCCTTCAGAAGGGTGGAGGTAGTTTCGGTCAACAGCCTGTAGAGAAAGCCAAGCAGCACAGCGGCATCATCGTCAACATCACGGCCAAAGTGGGATCCATTGGCGACAATG GTCTTGGTGGTTGGTACAGCTACAGAATGTCTAAAGCAGCTCTCAACATGGCTACTAGGAATTTATCTATAGAGCTGGGACGCAGTCGACCCAAG gtggtgtgtgtgtccttaCATCCAGGAACAGTCAACACAGACCTCTCCCGGCCATATCACAAGAACGTGCCAAAAGACAAGTTGTTCAGCGCAGAACACTCTGTGAACTGTCTGATGAGCATCATAACAGCACTGAACATCGAGAAGACTGGCAAGGCGTATAGCTGGGATGGTGCTGAACTTCCCTGGTAG